The following coding sequences are from one Arachis hypogaea cultivar Tifrunner chromosome 7, arahy.Tifrunner.gnm2.J5K5, whole genome shotgun sequence window:
- the LOC112701782 gene encoding kinesin-like protein KIN-14F has protein sequence MRQETPCKRGLKGSINNNNEDEIINDHELAQRKAEEAASRRYQAAEWLRQMDSGAWASLSKEPSEEEFCLSLRNGLILCNVLNKVNPGAVLKVVENPTPAVQSAEGAAQSAIQYFENMRNFLEAVKDMQLLTFEASDLEKGGSSSKVVDCILCLKGYYEWKLSGGVGVWRYGGTVRITSFPKGSSPSDVASSESADESLDESELSQYEQMLEFLRLSEDVSVEETKTADALAFLFDQFGLKLLLAYLRETDGVEDLPLNAMVIDTLLRKLAKDFSAMLVSQGKQLGVLLKRILKNDVGCITKRDFIEAITLYLNQRSSLASDDLSKFCICGGKRDNTMHNNNHCSKHVEIIDAQQKQLERMKYLFDELKMEVKQIQSEWEKELSRLENHIKSLEVTSTSYHKVLEENRILYNQVQDLKGAIRVYCRVKPFSPGQSNAQSTVDYIGEDGNIMIVNPQKQGKEARKVFSFNKVFPTNVTQEQIYADTQPLVRSVLDGYNVCIFAYGQTGSGKTYTMSGPDLMSEETWGVNYRALRDLFHISKERAEAIKYEVGVQMIEIYNEQVRDLLVSDGSNRRLDIRNNSQLNGLNVPDASLVPVSCTQDVLDLMRIGQKNRAVGATALNERSSRSHSVLTVHVRGKDLVSNSILKGCLHLVDLAGSERVDKSEAVGERLKEAQHINKSLSALGDVISALAQKSPHIPYRNSKLTQVLQDSLGGHAKTLMFVHINPEVNALGETISTLKFAERVACIELGAAQSNKETGEIRELKDEISNIKLALARKETELEQWKTGNTRNAIESQKPRAVSPYRLPKNVTSGSIKSDNSQRSLDDRSSEAKISSSGKHTRSRLPSTFMDKDSIPKSFLLTEEKLVSSSGRGRSPSPPIRRSISTDRGSVIKSKVKSDTPENQPILKNQFPARVNKSLAIMQMAQSIDNNSKVYVNSQETSKQDSNISETLTNLQKISSRKVHQEQEEEQFKQVFSVSKQSVTKKSKADSKAKAKQHHQQIPFRIQKSDMETAGEITAVAPRKIDYFEPENDLRFMDSAVHGTLNPKNTRQNMSKNWQNIGSRGMVQAAEPLLTSKVENKLINGSGRSNTTMHEFRRSRSTPRGKFFVSS, from the exons ATGCGGCAGGAGACTCCATGTAAAAGAGGTTTGAAGGGtagcatcaacaacaacaatgaagatgagaTCATCAATGATCATGAATTAGCTCAGAGGAAAGCAGAGGAAGCTG cttcaaggaggtATCAAGCAGCAGAATGGCTTCGCCAAATGGACAGTGGCGCGTGGGCATCACTCTCCAAAGAACCCTCCGAGGAAGAGTTCTGCCTCTCACTTCGCAACGGTCTCATTCTCTGCAACGTCCTCAACAAGGTCAACCCCGGCGCCGTCCTCAag GTGGTGGAGAATCCCACCCCTGCTGTTCAATCTGCAGAGGGAGCTGCACAATCTGCAATTCAGTACTTTGAGAATATGAGGAACTTTCTGGAAGCTGTTAAGGACATGCAGCTTTTGACATTCGAAGCTTCAGATTTGGAGAAG GGAGGTTCATCAAGCAAAGTTGTGGACTGCATTCTGTGTTTGAAAGGGTACTATGAATGGAAGCTTTCAGGTGGAGTTGGGGTGTGGAGGTATGGAGGAACTGTGAGGATCACTTCCTTTCCGAAAGGTTCTTCGCCTTCCGACGTGGCGAGCAGTGAAAGTGCTGATGAGTCACTGGATGAGTCTGAGTTGTCACAATATGAACAGATGCTAGAGTTTCTTCGTCTATCCGAAGATGTCTCCGTCGAAGAAACCAAAACTGCTGATGCCTTGGCCTTCCTGTTTGATCAATTTGGACTGAAGCTTCTCCTGGCATACcttagagagacagatggggttGAAGATCTTCCACTGAATGCAATG GTAATTGATACTTTGCTCAGAAAATTAGCCAAGGATTTCTCTGCAATGCTTGTTTCTCAAGGCAAACAG CTTGGAGTTCTGCTGAAGAGAATACTGAAAAACGATGTTGGTTGCATCACTAAGAGAGATTTTATAGAAGCTATCACATTATATCTTAATCAAAGAAGTAGTTTGGCGTCAGATGATTTGTCAAAATTCTGCATTTGTGGCGGAAAGCGTGATAATACAATGCATAATAACAATCATTGTTCAAAACATGTCGAAATAATTGATGCTCAGCAGAAACAACTTGAG AGGATGAAATACTTATTTGATGAGCTAAAGATGGAGGTCAAACAAATTCAATCTGAGTGGGAGAAAGAACTGAGCAGGCTAG AGAATCATATCAAGAGTCTTGAAGTGACTTCCACATCCTACCACAAAGTTTTGGAGGAGAACCGCATTCTATATAATCAAGTACAAGACCTCAAAG GAGCCATAAGGGTCTACTGTAGAGTGAAGCCTTTCTCACCAGGACAGTCAAATGCGCAATCTACAGTAGACTATATAGGAGAAGATGGAAACATAATGATAGTAAATCCTCAAAAGCAAGGGAAAGAAGCTAGAAAGGTGTTTTCATTTAATAAGGTGTTTCCAACAAATGTCACACAAG AACAAATTTACGCAGACACTCAACCACTCGTCAGGTCCGTTTTAGATGGCTACAATGTTTGCATTTTTGCATATGGACAGACCGGTTCAGGAAAGACCTATACAATG AGCGGCCCTGATCTGATGTCTGAAGAGACATGGGGTGTAAATTACAGGGCTTTGCGTGACTTGTTTCATATATCAAAGGAAAGGGCAGAAGCCATAAAATATGAAGTTGGTGTCCAGATGATTGAAATATACAATGAGCAAGTTAGAGATTTATTAGTTAGCGATGGTTCTAATAGAAG ATTAGATATACGAAacaattctcaattgaatggacTTAATGTGCCAGATGCAAGTTTAGTTCCAGTTAGTTGTACTCAAGATGTTCTTGATTTGATGAGAATTGGTCAGAAGAACCGCGCTGTAGGCGCTACAGCTCTAAATGAGCGAAGCAGCCGTTCTCACAG TGTGTTGACAGTCCATGTTAGAGGGAAGGATCTAGTTTCAAACTCCATTCTCAAGGGTTGTCTCCATCTTGTGGATTTGGCTGGAAGCGAGAGAGTGGACAAATCTGAGGCTGTTGGTGAAAGACTAAAGGAGGCACAGCATATAAACAAATCTCTTTCTGCACTTGGAGATGTTATCTCTGCTTTGGCACAGAAGAGTCCACATATTCCTTACAGAAATAGCAAGCTCACACAAGTGTTACAAGACTCTTTAG GTGGGCATGCAAAAACTTTGATGTTTGTTCATATAAATCCTGAAGTCAATGCTCTTGGGGAAACAATTAGCACACTAAAATTTGCTGAGAGGGTTGCTTGCATTGAACTTGGGGCTGCTCAATCTAATAAAGAAACTGGTGAAATCCGAGAGCTAAAGGATGAG ATTTCGAATATCAAATTAGCATTGGCAAGGAAGGAAACTGAACTTGAACAATGGAAAACTGGGAATACTAGAAATGCCATCGAATCTCAGAAACCAAGGGCTGTTTCGCCATATCGTTTGCCTAAAAATGTTACCAGTGGCAGTATTAAGTCTGATAATAGTCAAAGATCCCTGGATGATAGAAGTTCTGAG gctAAAATTAGTTCTTCGGGTAAgcatacaagatcaagactcccCTCAACATTTATGGACAAGGATTCCATCCCAAAATCATTTCTTCTAACTGAAGAAAAGCTAGTAAGCTCATCAGGGAGGGGTCGATCGCCATCGCCTCCAATCAGGAGATCAATATCCACTGATAGAGGCTCTGTCATTAAAAGCAAGGTCAAAAGTGACACACCAGAAAACCAACCAATACTAAAGAATCAATTTCCAGCTAGAGTAAACAAGTCTCTTGCTATAATGCAAATGGCCCAATCTATAGACAATAACTCAAAGGTGTATGTGAATTCGCAAGAGACATCCAAACAAGACAGCAACATTTCTGAAACACTTACTAACCTTCAAAAGATCAGCTCCAGGAAAGTTCatcaagaacaggaagaagaacaaTTCAAGCAAGTATTTAGTGTATCAAAACAAAGTGTTACCAAGAAAAGCAAGGCTGATAGTAAGGCTAAGGCCAAGCAGCATCATCAACAAATACCCTTTAGGATTCAAAAATCTGATATGGAAACTGCTGGTGAAATAACTGCTGTTGCGCCTCGAAAAATCGATTATTTTGAGCCAGAAAATGATCTCAGGTTCATGGACTCTGCAGTCCATGGTACTTTGAATCCGAAAAATACTCGACAGAACATGTCAAAGAATTGGCAAAACATAGGATCAAG AGGAATGGTGCAAGCAGCTGAGCCTTTATTGACTAGCAAAGTTGAGAACAAACTTATAAATGGTTCCGGTCGCAGCAATACCACAATGCATGAATTTAGAAGGAGCAGATCTACACCCCGTGGGAAGTTTTTTGTTTCATCTTGA
- the LOC112701783 gene encoding uncharacterized protein has translation MANSLIGAVPISIPDRRSRRTGLPNKDEVAKREAARKDALQNYVTFVYHTNLADSYRSVVVTWCKSPTEHSLSMSLEEPSASSSVSTKFTCKIDFESGHSWGKKGLKSFEIDKARIDVFWDFRHAKFSNNPQPCSGYYVALVHKKEVALLLGDLEKDAYERTKSTPSPEKATLLCKKENVSGKKMFCTKAMLQDGEEEHDIVIETSLSGPDDPEMWITIDGMLTSRIMNLNWRFRGNEILMVNNLPVHMFWDVHDWLFNEIGPSGRGVFIFKPGSLNPCSSEKSEIAGETPSLIGFCHFLYAWRTQN, from the coding sequence ATGGCGAATTCTCTTATAGGAGCAGTGCCAATATCCATTCCTGATCGCCGGTCGAGGAGGACTGGTCTGCCGAACAAGGATGAGGTGGCGAAAAGAGAGGCTGCAAGGAAAGATGCCCTTCAGAATTATGTCACATTTGTGTATCATACAAACTTAGCAGATTCTTATCGTAGTGTTGTTGTGACATGGTGCAAGAGTCCCACGGAACATTCCCTTTCTATGAGCCTTGAAGAGCCCTCTGCTTCTTCCTCTGTTTCAACCAAGTTCACCTGCAAGATTGATTTCGAATCCGGCCATTCGTGGGGGAAAAAAGGCCTTAAGTCCTTTGAAATAGATAAGGCAAGAATAGATGTCTTCTGGGATTTCCGGCACGCGAAATTCTCCAACAATCCACAGCCTTGCTCAGGCTATTACGTTGCCTTGGTGCACAAGAAAGAGGTGGCTCtgttgctaggagatttagaaaagGATGCTTATGAAAGAACCAAATCAACCCCATCACCTGAAAAGGCTACCTTGTTGTGCAAGAAAGAAAATGTGTCTGGAAAGAAGATGTTTTGCACCAAGGCAATGTTACAAGACGGCGAAGAGGAACATGATATCGTCATTGAGACCTCGCTATCCGGGCCGGATGATCCGGAAATGTGGATCACCATAGATGGCATGTTGACAAGTAGGATCATGAACCTCAATTGGAGGTTTAGAGGGAATGAAATTCTCATGGTGAATAACTTGCCAGTTCATATGTTTTGGGATGTTCATGATTGGTTATTCAATGAGATTGGTCCATCAGGGCGTGGTGTGTTTATCTTTAAGCCTGGATCCTTGAATCCTTGTAGCTCAGAAAAATCTGAAATAGCAGGGGAGACTCCATCTCTCATAGGTTTTTGCCATTTCTTGTATGCTTGGAGAACTCAGAACTAG
- the LOC112701785 gene encoding uncharacterized protein: MNMATFAGNIGFKISCQLPFRVFSIRQTLWKCHIVCLKSRDFNSSETSLPGKNLKNFSCSSHPDASVPKNLNGGNGVHGRVMRSENFRNPNEIHNSLPVYNFEDGCEQMEEAAEAVEELSVHQAGDLCEQDSMQIDKFTNDAEESAIKFLASRALTAVELRKKLLGKRFSPNLVEEVINKFQRRGLINDRLYAESLAQSRWSSSTWGPRRIKQVLFKKGVSQADAENAVEVVFKGNDYEEDQKPIIGLSKQSMDHLYAQASKQWSRGQNISIETRKSRIIRWLQYRGFGWNVINFILKKLERQKQDPPW, encoded by the exons ATGAACATGGCAACTTTCGCGGGAAACATCGGCTTCAAAATCTCGTGCCAGCTTCCATTTCGCGTTTTCTCAATTCGTCA GACCCTTTGGAAGTGTCACATTGTGTGCTTGAAGAGCAGGGACTTTAATTCATCTGAAACTTCTCTGCCAGGGAAGAACCTGAAAAATTTTAGCTGTTCTAGCCATCCTGATGCAAGTGTGCCAAAGAATTTAAATGGGGGAAATGGTGTGCATGGAAGGGTTATGCGGAGCGAAAATTTTCGCAATCCGAATGAAATTCACAATAGCTTACCTGTTTATAACTTTGAAGATG GTTGTGAACAAATGGAAGAGGCTGCGGAGGCTGTTGAAGAGTTATCAGTCCATCAAGCAGGAGACCTTTGTGAACAAGATTCAATGCAAATTGACAAATTTACCAATGATGCTGAGGAATCAGCTATTAAATTTCTTGCATCTAG GGCACTCACAGCAGTCGAGTTGCGAAAGAAGTTGCTTGGGAAAAGATTCTCTCCTAATTTAGTGGAGGAAGTGATAAACAAGTTTCAGAGGAG AGGATTGATCAATGATAGGCTGTATGCTGAATCATTAGCTCAATCTAGATGGTCTTCATCAACTTGGGGGCCGAGGCGGATCAAACAA GTACTTTTCAAGAAGGGAGTAAGTCAAGCAGATGCTGAGAATGCAGTTGAAGTTGTTTTTAAGGGCAATGATTATGAGGAAGATCAGAAGCCAATTATTGGCTTGTCAAAGCAATCCATGGATCATCTTTATGCTCAGGCCTCAAAGCAATGGTCACGTGGTCAGAACATATCCATAGAGACAAGGAAGTCAAGGATCATAAGGTGGCTCCAATACCGTGGCTTTGGCTGGAATGTCATTAACTTCATATTGAAGAAACTAGAAAGACAAAAGCAGGATCCTCCATGGTGA
- the LOC112701784 gene encoding uncharacterized protein — protein MSRSLRNLSLSSKIISSITLILSINSLFFFSCCYSLDEQGKALLAWKKSLNGSSKDALLASWDPSNQTPCNNWFGVKCNSENEVIEINLNSVNLQGSLPSNLQSLKSLKILVLSSTNITGRIPREFGDYQELISIDLSRNSLFGEIPEEICKLRKLESLGLHDNSLEGKIPLNIGNLSSLVNLTLFDNKLSGEVPKSIGYLRKLQVFRAGGNKNLKGELPFEIGNCTNLMILGLAETGISGSIPASIGMLKRLQTIAIYTTLLSGSIPEGIVNCSELQNLYLYQNSISGSIPTQIGKLSKLQNLLLWQNNIVGTIPQSLGSCTELNAIDLSLNLLTGSIPKSFGKLSNLQVLQLSVNQISGTIPEEISNCTSLYQIEVDNNAISGEIPSLIGNLRSLTLFFAWKNKLTGTIPDSLSDCKDLQELDLSYNSLIGPIPKQLFGLKNLSKLLLLSNEFSGLIPPDIGNCTSLYRLRLNQNKFSGTIASEITNLKNLNFLDLGSNHLVGEIPQELHRCRKLEFLDLHSNSLTGSVPYMLPTSLQFIDFSDNRLEGELNHSIGSLTELTKVNLGKNLLSGRIPSEIASCSKLQLLDLGGNGFSGEIPKEIGQIPSLEIGLNLSYNQFYGEIPAEFSGLSKLGVLDLSHNKLSGKLDALSELQNLVSLNVSFNHFSGELPNTPFFRKIPISDITSNDGLFIAGAATHKVHARLAMKIIMCILLITSAGVALFTIGFLIRAYMANKSLMKSENWEINLYQKSEFSFSIDDIVKNLISANVIGTGSSGVVYKVETQNGETLAVKKMWTSSSESNGAFSSEIKILGSIRHKNIIKLLGSGSNKNKSMNLLFYEYLPNGSLSSLLHGSGKGKAEWKTRYDIVLGLAHALACLHHDCVPPIIHGDVKAMNVLLGHGYHPYLADFGHARIVTENADKPVQRHYLTGSYGYMAPEHALMQCITEKSDVYSFGVVLLEILTGRHPLDPTLPEGANLVHWVKNHLANKGEPFEIIDTNLRGTRNDLTMHHEMLQTLAVSFLCISNKPHERPTMKDTLAMLKEIRPFGKDSGEDHHVFKGGF, from the exons ATGTCTAGAAGCTTAAGAAACCTCTCACTTTCTTCCAAAATTATCTCTTCCATAACATTGATTCTCTCAATaaactctcttttcttcttttcatgtTGTTACTCTCTTGATGAACAAGGCAAAGCCCTTTTGGCATGGAAGAAAAGTTTGAATGGTAGTTCTAAAGATGCATTATTAGCATCTTGGGACCCTTCAAACCAAACACCATGCAATAACTGGTTTGGTGTGAAATGCAACTCAGAAAATGAAGTCATAGAGATAAACTTGAACTCAGTGAACTTGCAAGGTTCATTACCTTCAAATCTTCAATCTCTTAAGTCCTTGAAGATTCTTGTCCTCTCATCAACCAACATCACAGGAAGAATCCCAAGAGAGTTTGGAGACTATCAAGAACTCATCTCAATTGATCTTAGTAGAAATTCTCTCTTTGGTGAAATACCAGAAGAGATTTGCAAGCTAAGAAAACTTGAGAGTTTAGGACTCCATGATAACTCTCTTGAAGGAAAGATTCCATTGAACATTGGAAACTTATCAAGCCTTGTGAACTTGACACTCTTTGATAACAAATTGAGTGGTGAAGTTCCAAAGAGCATTGGCTATTTGAGAAAGCTTCAAGTGTTCAGAGCTGGAGGGAACAAAAATCTCAAGGGAGAGCTTCCATTTGAGATTGGAAACTGCACTAACTTGATGATCTTAGGCCTAGCCGAAACCGGCATTTCCGGCAGTATTCCGGCATCAATAGGGATGCTGAAAAGGCTTCAAACCATTGCAATTTACACAACACTATTGTCAGGTTCTATTCCTGAAGGGATTGTGAACTGCAGTGAGTTGCAGAATCTTTACTTGTACCAGAACTCTATTTCTGGTTCAATTCCAACTCAAATTGGAAAACTCAGCAAGCTTCAGAATCTACTCTTGTGGCAGAACAATATAGTTGGAACAATTCCTCAAAGTCTTGGAAGCTGCACAGAACTCAATGCTATAGATTTGTCACTGAATCTTCTCACAGGTAGCATACCAAAGAGTTTTGGAAAGCTATCAAATCTTCAAGTTCTTCAACTCAGTGTTAACCAGATTTCAGGTACTATACCTGAAGAAATCTCAAACTGCACTTCTCTGTATCAGATTGAAGTTGACAACAATGCTATTTCTGGGGAGATTCCTTCCCTTATTGGCAACTTGAGAAGCTTGACTCTGTTCTTTGCATGGAAGAACAAGCTAACTGGAACAATTCCAGATAGTCTTTCAGATTGCAAAGATCTTCAGGAGCTTGATCTTTCATACAACAGTTTGATTGGTCCAATACCGAAACAACTATTCGGATTAAAGAACCTCTCAAAGCTGCTGCTTCTTTCCAATGAATTCTCAGGCCTTATTCCACCTGATATTGGTAACTGCACAAGTTTATACAGGTTGAGGTTGAACCAGAACAAATTTTCAGGAACTATTGCATCTGAGATTACCAACTTGAAGAATCTAAACTTTCTTGATCTTGGAAGCAACCATCTTGTAGGGGAGATTCCTCAAGAACTTCACAGATGCCGAAAACTCGAGTTTCTCGATCTTCATTCCAATAGCCTCACAGGTTCAGTTCCATATATGCTTCCAACAAGCTTGCAATTCATTGATTTCTCAGATAATAGGCTAGAAGGTGAACTAAACCATTCCATTGGTTCACTAACTGAATTAACAAAAGTCAACTTGGGAAAGAATCTTCTCAGTGGAAGAATTCCTTCAGAGATTGCTTCTTGTTCTAAGCTGCAACTTCTAGACTTGGGAGGCAATGGCTTTTCAGGTGAAATTCCAAAGGAAATTGGTCAAATTCCTTCGCTTGAAATCGGCCTCAATCTCAGCTATAACCAGTTTTATGGTGAAATTCCAGCAGAATTCTCTGGCCTTAGCAAACTTGGAGTGCTTGATCTTTCACACAACAAGCTCTCAGGGAAATTAGATGCTCTTTCTGAGCTTCAAAATCTTGTTTCCTTGAATGTTTCCTTCAATCATTTCTCTGGTGAATTGCCTAACACTCCATTCTTCAGGAAGATTCCAATCAGTGATATCACTTCAAATGATGGTCTCTTCATTGCTGGTGCTGCTACACACAAAGTTCATGCAAGATTAGCTATGAAGATCATAATGTGCATTCTCTTGATCACAAGTGCAGGAGTAGCACTCTTCACAATCGGTTTCTTGATTCGCGCTTATATGGCCAACAAATCACTCATGAAAAGTGAAAATTGGGAGATAAATTTGTACCAGAAGTCTGAATTCTCATTCTCTATTGATGACATTGTCAAGAATCTGATATCAGCCAATGTGATTGGAACTGGAAGCTCTGGTGTTGTGTACAAGGTAGAGACTCAAAATGGCGAAACACTAGCAGTTAAGAAGATGTGGACATCATCATCAGAGTCCAATGGAGCATTCAGCTCAGAGATTAAGATACTAGGTTCAATCAGACACAAGAACATCATCAAGCTTCTTGGTTCTggatccaacaagaacaagagCATGAATCTGCTGTTCTATGAGTACCTCCCTAATGGAAGCCTGAGTTCATTGCTTCATGGCTCAGGAAAAGGGAAAGCAGAATGGAAAACCAGATATGATATTGTGTTAGGCTTGGCTCATGCACTTGCATGTTTGCACCATGATTGTGTGCCTCCTATAATTCATGGAGATGTAAAAGCTATGAATGTGTTATTAGGCCATGGCTATCATCCTTATCTTGCTGACTTTGGTCATGCAAGAATTGTAACTGAAAATGCTGACAAGCCAGTTCAAAGACACTACCTTACTGGTTCCTATGGATACATGGCTCCAG AGCATGCATTGATGCAGTGTATCACTGAGAAAAGTGATGTTTACAGTTTTGGAGTGGTGTTACTTGAGATCCTCACAGGAAGGCACCCTTTGGATCCAACTCTTCCTGAGGGTGCAAACTTGGTTCATTGGGTCAAGAACCACTTGGCTAACAAAGGAGAACCATTTGAGATCATTGACACAAATCTTAGAGGGACAAGAAATGACCTTACTATGCACCATGAGATGCTTCAAACTTTGGCAGTGTCATTTTTATGTATCAGCAACAAACCTCATGAACGTCCTACAATGAAGGACACTCTTGCAATGCTCAAGGAAATTAGACCCTTTGGTAAAGACTCAGGGGAAGATCATCATGTGTTCAAGGGAGGTTTTTAA
- the LOC112701787 gene encoding protein transport protein SFT2, with protein sequence MEGWFSSRTATDDQLKTASSSSSSSSLLADWNSYASSQSQSQGIIASFDLESAVRSANDTVSGTFNVVSKGVRDIPGNLQSATSSLPSGKALVYFSLFLASGVFFVFIAFTLFLPMMVVMPQKFAICFTLGCGFIIGSFFALKGPKNQLAHMFSKERLPFTLGFICSMFGTIYVSMVLHSYILSVVFSVIQVLSLGYYCISYFPGGSAGMRFLTSSLTSRISACFGS encoded by the exons ATGGAGGGCTGGTTCTCTTCGCGGACGGCAACTGATGACCAGCTCAAAACGGCGTCGTCTTCTTCGTCGTCGTCTTCTCTGCTCGCCGATTGGAATTCCTATGCTTCCTCTCAGTCTCAGTCGCAAGGTATCATCGCATCCTTCGATCTCGAATCTGCCGTTCGATCCGCTAATGACACCGTTTCCGGCACCTTCAACGT GGTTTCTAAAGGTGTGAGAGACATACCTGGCAACCTCCAGTCCGCCACTAGTAGTCTTCCCTCAGGGAAAGCATTGGTGTATTTTAGTTTGTTTCTGGCGTCAGGGGTCTTCTTTGTTTTCATCGCGTTCACCTTGTTCCTTCCTATGATGGTGGTTATGCCCCAAAAGTTTGCCATATGCTTTACTCTAGGGTGTGGATTTATTATTGGATCATTCTTTGCTCTCAAAGGTCCAAAGAATCAGCTCGCTCACATGTTTTCCAAGGAG AGGCTCCCTTTTACCCTGGGTTTTATATGCAGTATGTTTGGTACCATATATGTATCAATGGTGCTACACAGCTACATcctttctgttgtgttctctGTGATACAG GTTCTCTCACTTGGATATTATTGTATATCATATTTTCCTGGTGGTTCTGCTGGAATGAGATTCCTAACTTCTTCCCTTACCTCCCGAATTTCCGCATGCTTTGGGAGTTGA